A region of Streptomyces sp. NBC_01788 DNA encodes the following proteins:
- a CDS encoding SDR family NAD(P)-dependent oxidoreductase yields the protein MSASAPGQVPVAVVGVGALVPGATDAAGYWRIVTGGQDLITEVPASRWLVADHYDPDPAAPDKTYARRGAFLPEVDFDPLAYGVPPAGLPATDTSQLLALMVADQVLTDAGGLPDMDRDRVGVVLGAAALELLPHMYGRAQRPLWLKALREYGFAEAEARAVCDRISAHFTPWQESTFPGLLGNVVAGRIANRFDLHGTNHTTDAACASSLAALSTAVGELALGRADLVISGGVDTGNDIGMFLCFSKTPALSRSGDCRPFSDAADGTMLGEAVVMYALKRLSDAERDGDLIHAVIRGIGTSSDGRSTAIYAPLPDGQARALRRAYEQAGYGPRTVELVEAHGTGTKAGDTAELTALRAVFEAPGRTDGPRTDGQWCALGSVKSQIGHTKCAAGAAGLLKAVMALHHKVLPPTIKVDRPIPAAADPDGPFYVNTETRPWVRPAGHPRRASVSSFGFGGSNFHVTLEEYVPSGAAARVPPRHRSAPDELILFSGASPSDLVPPETDGDRPLAALARESHRAFSPTDPVRLAVVATDTEDLREKYAQALTLIRQQPGTALSTPNGIRYAVGDPEPGRLAFLFPGQGSQYVGMGAGLAMLSPTAQAVWDRLGGTGFDGRPLHRVVFPPPAFTDEERAAQAALLAATEWAQPALAVHALALLDVLRELGLRPDCAAGHSFGELVALHCAGALDADALVGLARRRGELMRDAAAVPGAMLAVAADHEHVVSVLAAGGFGDIWPANHNSPRQVVLSGVTEAVARAEKAFSAEGVGTRRLATSTAFHSPLIAPAGEPLAAFLRTVPLTEPRFEVYGNADAAPYPSSPDEVRRRIADHLSSPVLFRDQIEAMYAAGVRTFVEVGAGTALTGLVGQILGDREHAAVPLDRPDRSGVSSLHTALGELAVHGIPLDFDPLWAPYASPGTPVKERTPRMTVKISGANYGQLYPPRADGAEPSPAAAPAPAPALEHHPYRAPVPAPSPSPSPASDIPVVPMHAYEAEPSHDPVPAYDAVPADDALAVYGAEPGAAPGAEWYAAVESVQRHTAEAHAACQRMLTDSHLAFLRMTETTLAAMLGIQSTGGVLDAPAPPAPLPLPRPSAPRQVPAPVTPAPAAVGVPGAQPAFAPARSGVAPSPAPVAAEGRAPAAVPVDSPAQATDGAPLSASALEELLLSVVARLTGYPAEMLNVDMELEADLGVDSIKRVEILSAVRRSVGDMATGDVGELGKLRTLREIVEALTAAGRQPGTPAPDTPAASASSGPPAMSGVPTASGTPAVAGTPAVSGIPAAPAIPAAPEMAGVPTIPAMRTEFGQETALTRLVPRAVESPASGLATAGLLDGPLVVTGAGPQDAALTGLVARKLAEHGVDATATAEVPEDARGVIHLGGLTASGAPDEAREVHRSVFSAARTVAAQAAERGGLFVTVQDTGGDFGLGGHAPDRAWLGGVAGLTRTAAKEWPGASVKAVDCERGGRSDEEVAEAIVRELLEGGPDLEVGLRADGTRTTLLAVPAPVTPDGTRRITPESVIVATGGARGVTAAALLDLAGTHRPRIVLLGRTAPSPEPEGLASAADEPALTRLLAERSTGDAADSSPARIAARAREILAAREVRATLAALEEAGPPVRYVQVDVRDEDAVAAALRDVRDAWGPVTGIVHGAGVLADKLIADKTDEQVESVMSTKVDGLRALLAATADDPLDVICLFSSVAAVFGNAGQSDYAMANEILAQVASAEQVRRPGCLVRCVAWGPWRGGMVTPALAGLFGRSGVPLIPLEQGAAAFTAELDGAAGGARVVLVAGDDPEALSPAGDPRPAELLVRADSLPQLADHEIAGVPVLPVAMVLNWFAGAATAWLPGAAGPLVLRDLRVYKKCALPELAGAGHRLTLHGSRGPAGSPSGLEAELRGDSGVAHFRAVLDTGAEEPDPAAWSSPDGLKPLDGAELYDGEILFHGPRFRSVRSTHGVSEHGAEAVVAGVSVLEWPGEHWPLDPAAVDGALQLALVWAQEALGAATLPMAVAECRVHRRGPVEGTVRCVLRGRKVHSTGARCDAALIDADGAVRLELLGVELVRRPS from the coding sequence GTGTCCGCTTCCGCCCCCGGGCAGGTGCCCGTCGCCGTGGTCGGTGTCGGCGCCCTGGTGCCCGGCGCGACGGACGCGGCCGGCTACTGGCGGATCGTGACCGGCGGCCAGGACCTGATCACCGAAGTGCCCGCCTCCCGCTGGCTGGTGGCGGACCACTACGACCCCGACCCGGCCGCCCCCGACAAGACGTACGCCCGCCGGGGTGCCTTCCTGCCGGAGGTGGACTTCGATCCGCTGGCGTACGGTGTGCCGCCCGCCGGCCTGCCGGCGACGGACACCTCCCAACTGCTCGCCCTGATGGTCGCGGACCAGGTGCTGACCGACGCCGGCGGTCTGCCGGACATGGACCGGGACCGGGTCGGCGTCGTCCTCGGCGCTGCCGCCCTGGAACTGCTCCCGCACATGTACGGGCGCGCCCAACGCCCGCTGTGGCTGAAGGCGTTGCGGGAGTACGGCTTCGCCGAGGCCGAGGCGCGGGCCGTGTGCGACCGCATCTCGGCACACTTCACTCCGTGGCAGGAGTCGACCTTCCCGGGCCTGCTCGGCAATGTCGTCGCGGGACGGATCGCCAACCGGTTCGACCTGCACGGCACCAACCACACCACCGACGCCGCCTGTGCCAGCTCCCTGGCGGCCCTGTCCACGGCGGTCGGTGAACTGGCGCTCGGACGGGCCGACCTGGTGATCAGCGGAGGCGTGGACACCGGCAACGACATCGGCATGTTCCTGTGCTTCTCCAAGACGCCCGCGCTCTCCCGCTCCGGTGACTGCCGTCCGTTCTCGGACGCGGCGGACGGCACCATGCTGGGCGAGGCGGTCGTGATGTACGCGCTGAAGCGGCTGTCAGACGCGGAGCGGGACGGCGACCTGATCCACGCGGTGATCCGGGGCATCGGCACCTCGTCCGACGGCCGGAGTACGGCGATCTACGCGCCGCTCCCCGACGGCCAGGCACGGGCTCTGCGACGCGCGTACGAGCAGGCGGGCTACGGTCCACGGACCGTGGAACTGGTCGAGGCGCACGGGACCGGCACGAAAGCCGGGGACACCGCCGAACTGACGGCGCTGCGCGCGGTGTTCGAGGCGCCGGGGCGAACGGACGGGCCGCGTACGGACGGGCAGTGGTGCGCGCTCGGCTCGGTCAAGTCGCAGATCGGGCACACCAAGTGCGCGGCGGGCGCGGCGGGGCTGCTCAAGGCGGTCATGGCCCTGCACCACAAGGTGCTGCCGCCGACCATCAAGGTCGACCGGCCGATCCCGGCGGCCGCCGACCCGGACGGCCCGTTCTACGTCAACACCGAGACCCGGCCGTGGGTGCGGCCAGCCGGTCATCCGCGCCGGGCGTCGGTGTCGAGCTTCGGCTTCGGGGGCAGCAACTTCCACGTCACGCTGGAGGAGTACGTGCCCTCGGGCGCCGCGGCCCGGGTGCCGCCGCGCCATCGCTCAGCGCCGGACGAACTCATCCTGTTCAGCGGCGCGTCACCGTCCGACCTGGTGCCGCCGGAGACGGACGGAGACCGTCCGCTGGCCGCGCTCGCCCGGGAGAGCCATCGCGCGTTCTCGCCCACCGACCCGGTGCGGCTGGCCGTCGTCGCCACGGACACCGAGGACCTGCGGGAGAAGTACGCGCAGGCGCTCACACTGATCCGGCAACAGCCCGGCACGGCGCTCTCGACACCGAACGGCATCCGGTACGCCGTGGGGGACCCTGAGCCCGGCCGGCTCGCCTTCCTGTTCCCCGGGCAGGGCTCCCAGTACGTCGGGATGGGCGCTGGCCTCGCGATGCTCTCGCCGACCGCCCAGGCCGTGTGGGACCGGCTGGGCGGTACCGGTTTCGACGGACGGCCCCTGCACCGGGTGGTGTTCCCGCCGCCCGCGTTCACCGACGAGGAACGCGCGGCTCAGGCGGCGCTTCTGGCCGCCACCGAGTGGGCGCAGCCCGCGCTCGCGGTGCACGCACTCGCACTGCTGGACGTACTGCGGGAGCTGGGACTGCGACCGGACTGCGCGGCGGGCCACAGTTTCGGTGAGCTGGTGGCACTGCACTGCGCGGGTGCCCTCGACGCCGACGCGCTGGTCGGTCTGGCCCGCAGGCGCGGCGAGTTGATGCGGGACGCGGCCGCCGTACCGGGCGCGATGCTGGCCGTGGCGGCGGATCACGAGCACGTGGTGTCGGTGCTGGCCGCCGGCGGGTTCGGCGACATCTGGCCGGCCAACCACAACTCCCCGCGCCAGGTGGTGCTTTCGGGGGTGACGGAGGCCGTCGCGCGCGCCGAGAAGGCGTTCTCGGCCGAGGGTGTCGGCACGCGCCGGCTGGCCACGTCGACCGCGTTCCACAGCCCGCTGATCGCCCCGGCCGGTGAACCGCTCGCCGCGTTCCTGCGCACGGTCCCGCTCACGGAGCCACGGTTCGAGGTGTACGGCAACGCGGACGCGGCACCGTACCCGTCGTCGCCCGACGAGGTACGCCGCCGGATCGCCGATCACTTGTCCTCACCGGTGCTCTTCCGCGACCAGATCGAGGCGATGTACGCGGCGGGGGTGCGCACCTTCGTCGAGGTCGGCGCGGGCACCGCGCTGACCGGCCTGGTCGGGCAGATCCTCGGTGACCGCGAGCACGCGGCCGTCCCCCTGGACCGGCCGGACCGGTCCGGGGTCTCCAGCCTGCACACCGCGCTCGGCGAACTCGCCGTGCACGGCATCCCTCTCGACTTCGATCCCCTCTGGGCGCCGTACGCCTCGCCCGGAACCCCAGTCAAGGAGCGCACGCCCCGGATGACCGTGAAGATCAGCGGAGCCAACTACGGTCAGCTGTACCCACCCCGCGCCGACGGGGCCGAGCCATCGCCTGCAGCCGCGCCCGCACCCGCGCCCGCGCTGGAGCACCACCCGTATCGCGCACCTGTCCCTGCCCCCTCCCCCTCCCCCTCCCCCGCGTCCGACATCCCGGTGGTTCCCATGCACGCGTACGAAGCCGAGCCGTCGCACGACCCCGTACCCGCGTACGACGCCGTGCCCGCCGACGACGCCCTGGCCGTGTACGGTGCCGAGCCCGGAGCCGCCCCCGGAGCCGAGTGGTACGCCGCGGTGGAGAGCGTCCAGCGGCACACGGCTGAGGCTCACGCGGCCTGCCAGCGCATGCTGACCGACAGCCATTTGGCCTTTCTGCGGATGACCGAGACCACCCTGGCGGCGATGCTCGGGATCCAGAGCACCGGCGGTGTGCTCGACGCCCCGGCTCCCCCGGCACCGCTGCCGCTCCCCCGTCCTTCAGCCCCTCGGCAGGTCCCTGCACCCGTGACACCGGCCCCGGCAGCGGTCGGCGTTCCCGGGGCCCAACCCGCCTTCGCACCCGCCAGGTCCGGCGTCGCGCCGTCGCCCGCACCGGTCGCCGCCGAGGGCCGGGCGCCTGCCGCCGTCCCGGTGGATTCCCCGGCTCAGGCCACCGATGGCGCGCCCCTGTCGGCGTCCGCGCTGGAGGAACTCCTGCTCTCGGTGGTGGCCCGGCTCACCGGCTATCCGGCCGAGATGCTCAACGTGGACATGGAGTTGGAGGCTGATCTGGGAGTCGACTCGATCAAGCGCGTCGAGATCCTGTCGGCCGTGCGCCGCAGCGTCGGCGACATGGCGACGGGAGACGTCGGAGAGCTCGGCAAGCTCCGGACGCTGCGCGAAATCGTCGAGGCGCTCACGGCGGCCGGCCGGCAGCCCGGGACCCCGGCGCCGGACACCCCGGCCGCGTCCGCCTCGTCCGGGCCCCCCGCCATGTCGGGGGTTCCCACAGCGTCAGGAACCCCCGCAGTGGCGGGAACTCCCGCCGTCTCGGGGATTCCCGCCGCACCCGCGATTCCCGCCGCCCCGGAGATGGCCGGCGTCCCAACCATCCCGGCCATGCGCACCGAGTTCGGGCAGGAGACGGCACTGACGAGGCTGGTACCGCGCGCCGTGGAGTCACCGGCGTCCGGCCTGGCGACGGCCGGGCTCCTGGACGGACCGCTCGTGGTGACGGGCGCGGGCCCCCAGGACGCCGCGCTCACCGGCCTCGTCGCGCGGAAACTGGCGGAGCACGGCGTGGACGCCACCGCCACGGCGGAGGTGCCCGAGGACGCGCGCGGTGTCATCCACCTCGGCGGGCTGACCGCGAGCGGCGCACCGGACGAGGCGCGGGAGGTCCACCGGTCGGTGTTCAGCGCCGCGCGCACGGTCGCGGCACAGGCGGCCGAGCGGGGCGGGCTGTTCGTGACCGTGCAGGACACCGGAGGCGACTTCGGGCTCGGCGGTCACGCACCCGACCGGGCCTGGCTGGGCGGGGTCGCCGGTCTGACCAGGACCGCAGCGAAGGAGTGGCCGGGCGCCTCGGTCAAGGCCGTCGACTGCGAACGCGGCGGCCGGAGCGACGAGGAGGTCGCCGAGGCGATCGTGCGGGAGCTGCTGGAAGGCGGCCCCGACCTGGAGGTGGGGCTCCGCGCGGACGGTACCCGCACCACCCTGCTGGCGGTGCCCGCACCGGTGACGCCCGACGGCACCCGGCGCATCACGCCGGAGTCGGTGATCGTGGCCACCGGAGGGGCCCGCGGGGTGACCGCAGCCGCGCTGCTGGACCTGGCCGGGACCCACCGTCCGCGAATCGTGCTGCTCGGCAGGACGGCACCGTCTCCCGAGCCCGAAGGGCTCGCGTCGGCCGCCGACGAACCGGCGCTCACCCGGCTGCTCGCCGAGCGTTCCACCGGGGACGCGGCGGACTCCTCGCCCGCCCGGATCGCGGCGCGGGCCCGGGAGATCCTGGCCGCGCGCGAGGTGCGGGCGACGCTGGCGGCGCTGGAGGAGGCGGGGCCCCCCGTCCGGTACGTGCAGGTGGACGTCCGCGACGAGGACGCCGTGGCCGCGGCACTGCGCGACGTACGTGACGCGTGGGGGCCGGTCACCGGCATCGTGCACGGCGCGGGGGTGCTGGCCGACAAGCTGATCGCCGACAAGACCGACGAGCAGGTCGAGTCGGTGATGTCCACCAAGGTGGACGGTCTGCGCGCGCTGCTGGCCGCGACGGCGGACGATCCGCTGGACGTGATCTGCCTGTTCTCCTCGGTGGCGGCCGTGTTCGGCAACGCGGGGCAGAGCGACTACGCCATGGCCAACGAGATCCTCGCTCAGGTCGCGTCCGCCGAGCAGGTCCGCCGCCCCGGCTGCCTGGTGCGGTGCGTCGCCTGGGGTCCGTGGCGCGGCGGTATGGTCACGCCGGCTCTGGCCGGGCTCTTCGGCCGGTCAGGGGTTCCACTGATCCCTCTGGAGCAGGGGGCGGCCGCCTTCACGGCCGAGCTGGACGGCGCGGCCGGTGGGGCCCGGGTCGTCCTGGTGGCCGGGGACGATCCGGAGGCCCTGTCGCCGGCCGGCGATCCGCGTCCGGCTGAGCTGCTGGTCCGGGCGGACAGCCTGCCGCAGCTGGCCGATCACGAGATCGCCGGGGTTCCCGTGCTGCCCGTGGCGATGGTCCTGAACTGGTTCGCCGGGGCGGCCACCGCATGGCTGCCGGGTGCAGCCGGCCCTCTCGTCCTGCGCGATCTGCGGGTGTACAAGAAGTGCGCCCTGCCCGAACTGGCCGGAGCGGGCCACCGGCTCACCCTGCACGGCAGCCGGGGCCCGGCCGGTTCGCCGTCGGGGCTGGAGGCGGAACTGCGGGGCGACAGCGGGGTGGCGCACTTCCGGGCCGTACTGGACACCGGAGCCGAGGAGCCGGATCCGGCCGCGTGGAGCAGCCCGGACGGCCTCAAGCCGCTGGATGGCGCCGAGTTGTACGACGGCGAGATCCTCTTCCACGGCCCCCGCTTCCGCTCCGTCCGCTCGACGCACGGTGTTTCGGAGCACGGGGCCGAGGCGGTCGTCGCGGGCGTATCCGTGCTGGAGTGGCCGGGTGAGCACTGGCCGCTCGACCCGGCCGCCGTGGACGGCGCACTCCAACTCGCCCTGGTCTGGGCGCAGGAGGCACTCGGTGCGGCGACGCTGCCGATGGCCGTCGCGGAGTGCAGGGTGCACCGGCGCGGCCCGGTTGAGGGCACCGTGCGGTGTGTGCTGCGGGGCCGGAAGGTCCACAGCACGGGGGCGCGCTGCGACGCGGCGCTCATCGACGCCGATGGAGCCGTCCGTCTGGAACTGCTGGGCGTGGAACTCGTCCGCCGCCCCTCCTGA
- a CDS encoding PfaD family polyunsaturated fatty acid/polyketide biosynthesis protein, whose product MPVLYPPDAPVASPPAFSLEEIAARARRIREPVHVVSGPSGRELGLATGPGPDGQVLGTLPPLYPEWLGGRTFCEAHGVRFPYVAGEMANGIATTRMVSAMARAEMLGFFGAGGLAYAEVEQAVHALAQELRSRPNWGVNLIHSPAEPALEFRVAELLLRCGVPRISASAFMELTPAVVLCSARGLRRGADGGIVRHTRMLAKVSRPEVAERFLSPAPAALLDLLVAQGKLNPQEAALAALVPVAEDVTVEADSGGHTDNRPLSALLPRIVLLRDALCRRYGYPRPVRIGAAGGLGTPDAVAAAFALGASYVVVGSVNQTAVEAGLSDEAKAMLCEADVADVAMAPAADMFELGVTLQVLSRGTMFAQRAARLHAAYRAHSSLEEIPPAVRVAIERDVLRASFDEVWQRTRAFWERRDPSEITRAEADPKHRMALVFRWYLGSSSRWAISGESARRADYQIWCGPAMGAFNRWVAGTFLAEPGNRSVVQIALNLLEGAAVLTRAHQLRTYGVPLPSEAFTYTPCGLA is encoded by the coding sequence GTGCCCGTGCTCTACCCTCCTGACGCCCCCGTCGCGTCCCCTCCGGCCTTCTCCCTGGAGGAGATCGCCGCCCGTGCCCGAAGGATCCGGGAACCCGTACACGTCGTCAGCGGGCCGAGCGGCCGTGAGCTGGGGCTCGCGACCGGCCCCGGACCCGACGGACAGGTGCTCGGCACGCTGCCGCCGCTGTACCCCGAATGGCTCGGCGGGCGCACCTTCTGCGAGGCGCACGGCGTCCGTTTCCCCTATGTGGCGGGCGAGATGGCGAACGGCATCGCGACCACGCGGATGGTGTCCGCGATGGCCCGGGCGGAGATGCTCGGCTTCTTCGGCGCCGGCGGTCTGGCGTACGCCGAGGTGGAGCAGGCCGTGCACGCGCTGGCGCAGGAACTGCGGTCCCGTCCGAACTGGGGCGTGAACCTCATCCACTCACCGGCCGAGCCCGCGCTGGAGTTCCGCGTCGCCGAGCTGCTGCTGCGCTGCGGCGTGCCCCGGATCTCGGCGTCGGCGTTCATGGAGCTGACCCCGGCCGTCGTACTGTGCTCGGCCCGGGGTCTGCGCCGGGGCGCCGACGGCGGGATCGTCCGGCATACGCGGATGCTCGCCAAGGTCTCCCGGCCCGAGGTGGCCGAGCGGTTCCTCTCCCCCGCGCCGGCCGCGCTCCTCGACCTGCTCGTCGCCCAGGGCAAGCTGAACCCGCAGGAGGCCGCTCTGGCGGCCCTGGTCCCCGTGGCCGAGGACGTCACCGTGGAGGCCGACAGCGGAGGTCACACCGACAACCGGCCGTTGTCGGCCCTGCTGCCGAGGATCGTCCTGCTGCGCGACGCGCTCTGCCGGCGGTACGGCTACCCCCGGCCCGTCAGGATCGGCGCGGCCGGCGGACTGGGCACTCCGGACGCGGTGGCCGCCGCCTTCGCCCTCGGCGCGTCCTACGTCGTCGTCGGATCGGTGAACCAGACCGCCGTCGAGGCGGGCCTGTCCGACGAGGCCAAGGCGATGCTCTGCGAGGCCGACGTCGCCGACGTGGCCATGGCACCGGCGGCGGACATGTTCGAACTGGGAGTCACGCTGCAAGTGCTGTCCCGGGGAACGATGTTCGCCCAGCGGGCCGCCAGACTCCACGCCGCGTACCGGGCGCACAGCTCGCTGGAGGAGATCCCGCCGGCCGTGCGCGTCGCGATCGAACGGGACGTGCTGCGAGCCTCGTTCGACGAGGTCTGGCAGCGTACGCGCGCTTTCTGGGAACGGCGCGACCCCTCGGAGATCACGCGTGCGGAGGCCGATCCCAAGCACCGTATGGCGCTGGTCTTCCGTTGGTACCTGGGCAGTTCCAGCCGGTGGGCGATCAGCGGCGAGTCGGCGCGGCGTGCCGACTACCAGATCTGGTGCGGGCCGGCGATGGGCGCGTTCAACCGCTGGGTCGCGGGCACGTTCCTCGCCGAACCGGGGAACCGGTCCGTGGTGCAGATCGCGCTCAACCTGCTCGAAGGCGCCGCGGTGCTCACCCGCGCCCATCAACTGCGCACCTACGGAGTCCCGTTGCCGTCCGAGGCGTTCACCTACACCCCGTGCGGGCTGGCATGA
- a CDS encoding NAD-dependent epimerase/dehydratase family protein — MHVALTGATGFLGLRLLRRLLGTHRSVTVLAHAGSGDAVHRISRFFELTGAPEPFVAELPGRLRVVETKLEQPGLGLSRRAFQELADGLGAIWHSAGSINLEGDLPELRRTNVDGTRHVLELAAAGRHRPVLHHVSTAFVAGSRREGVAYEDELDDANGFENTYERSKYEAEMLIHAWSRQHRRPVVVLRPSILVTDLPPHPELPSHPLQVIERILRDARRAAGPGSPGNGGAGSDGPHSAGLPDGRPRVRMVGHPHGRLNLLQVEHAADVMVRLADRTPSGGVDTYHVVHDRDVPVPTIVTLLERLVGLSIDLVATKPDDLSALEALVDFYPGLTAYLAHCRRFDDTRVRALFGPSAASRPVDLDHLLCGLVPRNPVPARPSPTPTAAFPSARYA; from the coding sequence ATGCACGTCGCCCTCACCGGCGCCACCGGATTCCTCGGACTGCGCCTGCTGCGCCGTCTGCTCGGCACACACCGGTCGGTGACGGTCCTGGCCCACGCGGGGTCGGGCGACGCGGTGCACCGCATCAGCCGGTTCTTCGAACTGACCGGCGCTCCCGAGCCGTTCGTCGCCGAACTTCCCGGCCGACTACGGGTGGTGGAGACCAAGTTGGAGCAGCCCGGGCTGGGGCTGTCCAGGCGCGCGTTCCAGGAGTTGGCCGACGGGCTCGGCGCGATCTGGCACAGCGCGGGCAGCATCAACCTGGAGGGGGATCTTCCCGAGCTGCGCCGGACCAACGTCGATGGAACCCGGCACGTACTGGAGTTGGCCGCTGCCGGACGCCACAGACCCGTGCTCCACCACGTGAGTACGGCCTTCGTGGCCGGGAGTCGGCGTGAGGGGGTGGCGTACGAGGACGAGCTGGACGACGCGAACGGCTTCGAGAACACCTACGAGCGCTCCAAGTACGAGGCGGAGATGCTGATCCACGCGTGGTCGCGGCAGCACCGCCGTCCGGTCGTGGTGCTGCGGCCCAGCATCCTGGTCACGGATCTGCCGCCGCACCCGGAACTGCCCTCGCATCCGCTGCAGGTCATCGAGCGGATCCTGCGCGACGCGCGACGCGCCGCCGGTCCCGGGAGCCCTGGAAACGGCGGTGCCGGGTCCGACGGCCCGCACAGTGCCGGCCTCCCGGACGGCCGTCCCCGCGTCCGCATGGTGGGGCATCCGCACGGCCGGCTGAACCTGCTGCAGGTGGAGCACGCCGCCGACGTCATGGTGCGGCTGGCCGACCGGACACCCTCGGGCGGAGTCGACACGTACCACGTCGTCCATGACCGCGACGTGCCGGTGCCGACGATCGTGACCCTGCTGGAGCGGCTGGTCGGGTTGTCGATCGACCTGGTCGCCACCAAGCCGGACGATCTGTCGGCGCTGGAGGCGCTGGTGGATTTCTACCCGGGTCTCACGGCCTATCTGGCCCACTGTCGGCGCTTCGACGACACCAGGGTCCGGGCCCTGTTCGGTCCGTCGGCGGCCTCCCGGCCGGTGGACCTCGACCACCTGTTGTGCGGGCTGGTCCCGAGAAACCCGGTTCCCGCCCGGCCGTCGCCCACGCCCACGGCCGCCTTCCCGTCCGCCCGGTACGCCTGA
- a CDS encoding wax ester/triacylglycerol synthase domain-containing protein, which yields MPASVPSDPLPGLPTHTIDRVFLSMERRHPDTRWDAGGVAYLSGPPPSLADLRAYVGFRLGRLPLHTSRIQGGGSRRPRWRPDADFSIDHHVHEVVAEGPEGWDTALHTSVNAPFAPGTYWGLWLVHGHAPDEYALCYRFRHACQDGSAAAMTFRAILGEGEASARPVPAKGRPAGLPRRVGTAVGLATKFIAGSLTLPGRRPAIPFVPTGERRLWRGRVSADALRRIGAARGGSAHDAHLAALGGALSAWSAKSGVGLPRVTVLLPVDARRPEEEQTWGNRCFALPLELPVRAAPQRGTPSRDGDSSLWRLEYVMATTRKLRGDAWRQGIQDLVRHMPDRPTEWYLRRMLSPGVTQVMATSMPVADKGSLGTTQVTGVALLPLLVPGHLFGVGLSFFGSSAEVTFVSDRALPFGELLPELWEQAVGELEGASAPE from the coding sequence ATGCCCGCGTCCGTCCCGTCCGATCCGTTGCCCGGTCTCCCCACCCACACGATCGACCGCGTCTTCCTCAGCATGGAACGCCGCCACCCCGACACCCGCTGGGACGCGGGCGGCGTCGCCTACCTGAGCGGCCCGCCCCCGAGCCTGGCGGACCTCCGCGCGTACGTGGGCTTCCGCCTGGGCCGGCTGCCCCTGCACACGAGCCGGATCCAGGGCGGCGGCTCTCGGCGCCCCCGGTGGCGGCCGGACGCGGACTTCAGCATCGACCACCACGTCCACGAGGTGGTCGCCGAAGGCCCCGAGGGCTGGGACACGGCCCTGCACACCTCGGTCAACGCGCCGTTCGCGCCCGGCACCTACTGGGGGCTCTGGCTGGTCCATGGCCATGCGCCCGACGAGTACGCCCTGTGCTACCGCTTCCGCCACGCCTGCCAGGACGGTTCGGCAGCCGCGATGACGTTCCGGGCCATCCTGGGCGAGGGGGAGGCCTCGGCCCGCCCGGTGCCGGCGAAGGGCCGCCCGGCCGGTCTGCCCCGGCGGGTGGGCACCGCCGTCGGGCTGGCGACGAAGTTCATTGCCGGCTCGCTCACCCTCCCCGGACGCCGTCCGGCCATCCCCTTCGTCCCCACCGGGGAGCGGCGACTGTGGCGGGGCCGGGTGTCGGCGGACGCCCTCCGCCGGATCGGTGCGGCACGTGGGGGATCGGCGCACGACGCCCATCTGGCCGCGCTCGGCGGGGCGTTGTCGGCCTGGTCCGCCAAGTCCGGTGTAGGGCTTCCCCGCGTGACGGTACTGCTGCCCGTCGACGCGCGCCGACCGGAGGAGGAACAGACCTGGGGCAACCGCTGTTTCGCCCTGCCGTTGGAACTGCCCGTGCGGGCCGCCCCGCAGCGCGGCACCCCGTCCCGGGACGGCGACTCGTCCCTGTGGCGGCTCGAGTACGTCATGGCGACGACCCGGAAACTGCGGGGCGACGCATGGCGGCAGGGTATTCAGGACCTCGTCCGCCACATGCCCGACCGCCCGACCGAGTGGTACCTGCGCAGGATGCTCTCCCCGGGCGTCACCCAGGTCATGGCCACGTCCATGCCGGTCGCCGACAAGGGCAGCCTGGGGACCACCCAGGTGACGGGCGTCGCCCTGCTGCCCCTGCTGGTGCCCGGACACCTCTTCGGAGTGGGCCTGTCGTTCTTCGGCAGCTCGGCCGAGGTGACCTTCGTGTCCGACCGGGCCCTGCCGTTCGGGGAGTTGCTCCCGGAACTGTGGGAGCAGGCCGTGGGTGAGCTGGAAGGGGCCTCGGCGCCCGAGTGA